The Verrucomicrobium spinosum DSM 4136 = JCM 18804 genome includes a region encoding these proteins:
- a CDS encoding DUF3142 domain-containing protein has translation MWSVRSILFGTIVSWFALAGAWLCIAAGHPDVAEASPPPAWWVWNRTTPLTAEEATALQRHGVKELQWNLGTLERKGTQWTGAEKLYLPARTKDVTLIPVVRLHHAPSTIAEPAADEALAGLLSRLCGRLDCKTLQLDYDCPDRLLPRYAEALGRIRQRIAPVRLSVTALAGWPRVAGFEELCASADELVPMFYDLEEHAVAERRAPLLSESTVREQMPLWARCTTRWRAGLPNFTRVTVLDAQDKALGQVDTWLWETLVYDPTWEVRSSTTQGMTELRAITANKVGRYPVAQGGGLLVRWPDLKVLQAASQAALAAGARGVVLFKLPQADSPSGWSLSTVLGALKGKAVKELLPSSQDFRLLLQGSRLTLVHEGSMDLPPRFEPVSSAVEADSARSGWSLELDLPPAALAEFSAGEFAGRDMQQEKKTGHVVVQLPHLRSGSSLSSGYFQHPPPPAVLRWRIPQLSPLWQTAAPSL, from the coding sequence ATGTGGAGTGTCCGGTCCATTTTATTCGGGACGATTGTCTCCTGGTTTGCCCTCGCTGGTGCATGGCTATGCATCGCCGCTGGGCATCCTGATGTTGCGGAGGCATCGCCCCCGCCTGCCTGGTGGGTCTGGAATCGCACCACCCCGCTGACGGCGGAGGAAGCAACAGCACTGCAAAGGCACGGGGTGAAAGAGTTGCAATGGAACCTGGGCACCCTGGAGCGCAAAGGCACGCAGTGGACTGGCGCGGAGAAGCTGTACCTCCCTGCACGGACGAAGGACGTGACCCTCATTCCCGTGGTGCGTCTCCATCATGCCCCCTCCACCATTGCAGAACCGGCGGCAGATGAGGCACTGGCAGGGTTGCTTTCGAGACTGTGCGGAAGGCTGGACTGCAAAACGCTGCAACTGGACTACGACTGTCCCGACCGCTTGCTACCACGCTATGCGGAGGCCCTGGGCAGGATCCGCCAGCGCATCGCCCCGGTGCGTCTGAGCGTCACCGCCCTGGCAGGCTGGCCCAGGGTGGCAGGGTTCGAGGAACTCTGCGCCAGCGCCGATGAACTCGTGCCCATGTTCTACGATCTTGAGGAACACGCTGTCGCAGAACGGCGGGCGCCGCTGCTCTCTGAGTCCACCGTACGGGAGCAGATGCCTCTGTGGGCACGCTGCACAACGCGCTGGCGGGCCGGGCTCCCTAACTTCACCCGTGTGACGGTGCTGGATGCGCAAGACAAGGCCCTGGGGCAGGTGGACACCTGGCTGTGGGAGACGCTGGTCTATGATCCCACTTGGGAGGTGCGATCCTCCACCACCCAGGGCATGACGGAGCTGCGCGCCATAACGGCGAACAAGGTGGGGCGCTATCCGGTGGCCCAGGGTGGCGGACTCCTGGTGCGGTGGCCGGATCTGAAGGTGCTGCAAGCTGCCAGTCAGGCGGCACTCGCCGCCGGGGCGCGTGGGGTGGTCTTGTTCAAACTGCCGCAGGCAGATTCCCCCAGCGGATGGAGCTTGAGCACGGTCCTTGGAGCTTTGAAGGGTAAAGCAGTGAAGGAATTGCTGCCCAGCTCACAAGACTTTCGACTGCTGCTACAGGGATCCCGGCTGACGCTGGTGCATGAAGGAAGCATGGATCTGCCTCCACGATTTGAGCCAGTTTCAAGTGCTGTGGAAGCAGACTCCGCACGGTCTGGCTGGAGCCTTGAGCTTGACCTGCCTCCCGCCGCGCTCGCTGAGTTCTCCGCCGGTGAGTTCGCTGGTCGCGACATGCAGCAGGAAAAAAAGACCGGGCATGTCGTGGTACAGCTTCCCCATCTGCGCAGCGGCAGCAGCCTCAGTTCTGGTTATTTCCAGCATCCCCCTCCGCCGGCCGTGTTGCGCTGGCGCATTCCCCAACTCTCACCTCTATGGCAAACCGCCGCTCCCTCCCTCTAG